One part of the Geoalkalibacter sp. genome encodes these proteins:
- a CDS encoding sigma 54-interacting transcriptional regulator, whose amino-acid sequence MGPIETVRERCRKCYSCVRNCPVKAIKVGPDWAEVIHARCIGCGKCLKACSQKAKVIADCIEGTQRFLRGGADVIAVLGCSYAAFFNDLRPGQLVAGLKKLGFAEVHEGSAGVELIAQSYRGLIEGDQSAPLISSHCPTIVDLIERHYPQLLRNLMPVVSPMVAIGRFLKSRRGAQTRVIYISSCIAGKFEMASEEVAGAIDMVLTYRELSQMFREAGHDLTRLADAAFDGRKPNHGRLFPISGGPFQAFGVRNDFLNPDYISTAGSESSMELIRDLAARRITPRWVDIRFCEGGCIGGPGKNNRLTTFAKRNLVIASHQRQDLPYDTRSSYDDPSPLPDLRRRFTNKHKRLEPPNGESIRQILQATNKFVEQDEFDCGACGYPTCREHAVAVYQGLADTEMCLPFSIQRLEEDRVSLTQKYELAQRALAQEYGDPSIIGKDPHTLEVLKLIRQVGPTPTTVLIRGESGTGKELTARAIHEHSNRADKPLVTVNCTTLTDSLLESELFGHKKGSFTGAIADKKGLFEAANGGTIFLDEIGDITPKLQAELLRVLDSGELKPVGGTLPIKVDVRLIAATNRNLEEGVREGWFREDLFYRLNVFTITMPPLRSRLDSLPQLVHHFLAAASKRLNKPIRGIEDRAIAAMMRYPWPGNIRELQNIIERGSVLTQDNVIRLENLPVIFAELVLDQDGSGVPTSKDGTFRGQREKHVQQVEKNLMRKYLEEARGNVSLAAKKANIPRRTFYRLLTRYGLKGAEFKKDGHPAK is encoded by the coding sequence ATGGGACCCATCGAAACCGTTCGGGAGCGCTGTCGCAAGTGCTATTCCTGCGTGCGCAACTGCCCGGTCAAGGCGATCAAGGTCGGTCCCGACTGGGCGGAGGTTATCCACGCCCGCTGCATCGGTTGCGGCAAATGCCTCAAGGCCTGCTCCCAAAAGGCCAAGGTGATCGCCGACTGCATCGAGGGCACCCAGCGCTTCCTGCGCGGCGGCGCTGACGTCATCGCCGTGCTGGGCTGCTCCTACGCGGCCTTTTTCAACGACCTACGCCCGGGGCAACTGGTGGCGGGACTCAAGAAGCTTGGGTTCGCCGAGGTTCACGAAGGCTCGGCCGGTGTCGAACTGATCGCTCAAAGCTACCGCGGCCTGATCGAGGGCGACCAGAGCGCGCCGCTCATCTCCAGCCATTGCCCGACCATCGTCGATCTCATCGAGCGCCACTACCCCCAACTGCTGCGCAACCTGATGCCGGTGGTCTCGCCCATGGTCGCCATCGGCCGTTTCCTCAAGTCCCGTCGCGGAGCCCAAACCCGCGTCATTTACATCAGTTCCTGCATTGCCGGCAAATTCGAGATGGCCTCCGAGGAAGTCGCCGGCGCCATCGACATGGTGCTGACCTATCGCGAACTCAGCCAGATGTTTCGCGAGGCGGGCCACGACCTGACCCGCCTCGCCGACGCAGCCTTTGATGGCCGCAAGCCCAACCACGGCAGGCTGTTCCCCATATCCGGCGGCCCCTTCCAGGCCTTCGGGGTGCGCAACGATTTCCTCAATCCCGATTACATCTCCACCGCCGGCTCGGAAAGCTCGATGGAACTCATCCGCGACCTGGCCGCGCGTCGCATCACGCCGCGCTGGGTGGACATCCGTTTCTGCGAAGGCGGCTGCATCGGCGGTCCCGGCAAGAACAATCGCCTGACCACCTTTGCCAAGCGCAACCTGGTGATCGCTTCCCACCAGCGGCAGGACTTGCCCTACGATACCCGGTCGAGCTATGACGATCCCTCGCCCCTGCCCGACCTCCGGCGGCGGTTCACCAACAAGCACAAGCGGCTCGAACCGCCCAACGGCGAGAGCATCCGCCAGATCCTGCAGGCCACCAACAAATTCGTCGAACAGGACGAATTCGACTGCGGGGCCTGCGGCTACCCCACCTGCCGCGAGCATGCGGTGGCGGTCTACCAGGGGCTGGCCGACACGGAAATGTGCCTGCCCTTCTCCATCCAGCGCCTGGAGGAGGATCGGGTCAGCCTGACCCAGAAATACGAACTGGCGCAGCGCGCCCTCGCCCAGGAGTACGGCGATCCCTCCATCATCGGCAAGGATCCGCACACCCTCGAGGTGCTCAAGCTCATCCGCCAGGTCGGCCCCACCCCCACCACCGTCTTGATCCGCGGCGAGAGCGGCACGGGCAAGGAACTTACCGCCCGCGCCATTCACGAGCACAGCAACCGCGCCGACAAGCCCCTGGTCACGGTCAACTGCACGACCCTCACGGACAGCCTGCTCGAAAGCGAGCTCTTCGGCCACAAGAAGGGCTCGTTCACCGGCGCCATCGCCGACAAGAAGGGCCTGTTCGAAGCAGCCAACGGCGGCACCATCTTTCTCGACGAGATCGGCGACATCACTCCCAAATTGCAGGCCGAACTGCTGCGCGTGCTCGACAGCGGCGAACTCAAGCCCGTCGGCGGCACCCTGCCCATCAAGGTGGATGTACGCCTGATCGCCGCCACCAACCGCAATCTGGAAGAAGGCGTGCGCGAAGGCTGGTTTCGCGAGGATCTGTTCTACCGCCTCAACGTCTTTACCATCACCATGCCGCCCCTGCGCAGCCGCCTCGATTCATTGCCGCAGTTGGTGCACCATTTTCTCGCCGCCGCCAGCAAACGGCTGAACAAGCCGATCCGCGGCATCGAGGACCGGGCCATCGCCGCGATGATGCGCTACCCTTGGCCGGGCAATATCCGCGAGCTGCAGAACATCATCGAACGCGGTTCGGTTCTGACCCAGGACAATGTCATCCGCCTGGAAAACCTGCCGGTGATTTTCGCGGAACTGGTTCTCGATCAGGACGGCAGCGGCGTGCCCACCTCCAAGGACGGCACCTTTCGCGGACAGCGGGAAAAGCATGTGCAACAGGTCGAAAAAAACCTCATGCGTAAATACCTCGAGGAAGCCCGAGGCAACGTCTCCCTCGCGGCGAAAAAGGCCAACATACCCCGTCGCACCTTCTACCGTCTGTTGACCCGCTACGGTCTCAAGGGCGCCGAGTTCAAAAAAGACGGCCATCCCGCCAAATAA
- a CDS encoding ABC transporter ATP-binding protein — MNRDATPLLEVRNLRKSFWIKTSPLRGRREELKAVNGVSFQLRPGRTLGLVGESGCGKSTTGKLIMKLLAADAGEILFEGRDLVPLSSAQVRPLRRRMQMVFQDPYSSLNPRMRVGDIIGEPLRIHGLAIGTIEESVTELLERVGLGADHARRYPHEFSGGQRQRIGIARALALRPSLVVADEPVSALDLSVQAQVVNLLQDLQREFDLTYLFIAHDLSLIEHISDEVAVMYLGAIVEQADAGDLYLRPRHPYTEALLNAVPVPDPTRRKSYTPLKGEVPSPLAPPGGCTFHPRCPYAREICAIEAPALLEKQSGHFAACHFSDEVGRFRTR; from the coding sequence ATGAACCGGGACGCGACGCCCCTGCTCGAAGTACGCAACCTGCGCAAATCCTTCTGGATCAAGACCTCGCCCCTGCGGGGCCGACGCGAGGAACTCAAGGCGGTCAACGGCGTCTCCTTCCAGTTACGGCCGGGTCGAACCCTGGGCCTGGTGGGCGAATCGGGCTGCGGCAAATCGACCACCGGCAAGCTCATCATGAAGCTGCTCGCCGCCGACGCCGGCGAGATTCTGTTCGAGGGACGCGACCTGGTGCCCCTGTCGTCCGCGCAGGTTCGGCCGCTGCGTCGCCGGATGCAGATGGTGTTTCAAGACCCCTATTCCTCCCTCAATCCGCGCATGCGCGTGGGCGACATCATCGGCGAACCCCTGCGCATCCACGGCCTGGCAATCGGCACCATCGAGGAGAGCGTGACCGAGCTTCTCGAACGCGTCGGCCTGGGCGCCGACCATGCCCGCCGCTATCCCCATGAATTTTCCGGCGGGCAACGCCAGCGGATCGGCATCGCACGCGCCCTGGCGCTCAGGCCGAGCCTGGTGGTGGCCGATGAACCCGTGTCGGCCCTCGATCTCTCCGTCCAGGCCCAGGTGGTGAACCTGCTGCAAGACCTGCAACGCGAATTCGACCTCACCTATCTGTTCATCGCCCACGACCTCTCCCTCATCGAGCACATCAGCGACGAGGTGGCGGTCATGTACCTCGGCGCCATCGTCGAGCAGGCCGATGCCGGGGATCTCTACCTGCGGCCGCGCCATCCCTACACCGAGGCGCTGCTCAACGCCGTGCCGGTTCCCGACCCGACCCGGCGCAAAAGCTACACCCCCCTCAAGGGCGAGGTGCCCTCCCCCCTGGCGCCGCCGGGCGGCTGCACCTTCCATCCACGCTGCCCCTATGCCCGCGAAATCTGCGCCATCGAGGCGCCGGCACTACTGGAAAAACAGTCGGGGCATTTCGCCGCCTGCCACTTCAGCGACGAGGTGGGACGCTTCCGCACCCGTTGA